tgattcgatctccttgcaaaacttattgattagatttgtggtaatgtggttttgacttgaacacaaaatatccttcaatttggttgagggatggatcgaagattactgaaacggaattacaatgaatctttggctatgagcttgtttagaaattctttgttcttcgtgttcttcgtacGTTCTTCGTCTTCAAAgttttgtggtggaagttcttcggagctttagaggcttAAATCTGttgagcttcactgatttgtgagttgttgatgttttcggacacttttggcttgattcccgcgaactttaggatctaggtagatgatctggatgattctgcttcgaatgttctccaattttggggttgaagttcttaaagttcttgaaggctttgaggcttgatcttcacagagctttttcacttctgaattctAGTCCTCCTcaatgtctcaggaaggcttctatttataggagtttagAGGTAGGTGAGCGACACATGGCAGaacttgattggtgacacatgtcacagcctggttggtccgcttaagtcatcgcttacacgtgcgaggttgcttgtgttatcgcttacacgtgcgaagCTGCctatgtcatcgcttacacgtgcgaagctacttgtgtcatcgcttacacgtgcgctgatgtgtgattggttttttgcatgacacttggcgaATTTCCATTGGCttttgaatagtgatagcaaaacctagcaacAATACATGGTGTTTTGTAATCGGCTGTATTTTTTGGACTtgataatgtgacgtgtcaggctgtgataggtcgggaattttccctctctacaattTGATCACAAAGAGTGTACTGTCTTCATGGCATCGGAGATTATTGAGATAGTAAATGTAAGTGCTTTCATACAATGAAGAAAATGTACAAGGATTTTGCAACACATACCCTAAATAGTCTTAGACTCTTAGTTGAATGTGACACATTTATTCTTGACACAGGCAATAAATAGAAGTAAATttgaaataccaaaaaattaaggccaaaatgggcatttgcccctttcgcccaaaagatgtagcaaaatacccatgttttgaaactatctagcaaaatgctcttgttttgaaactcgatttttagaaaatcgagtttcaatgaaaaactcaatttgatgaaaattgagtaatgtgagaaattttactgggaactttttttttttttttttttaagtttgatttcacataatttgattttctaaaaattgagtttttcattgaaacttgatttttagaaaatcgagtttaaaacaAGGGCATTTTGCTAGAAAGTTTTGGCAAAAtaggcaaatgcccattttagccaaaaaattaatattattgcTAGGCATGTTGAATCTCTCTTCTTCACATCGCAATGTGATCCAAGCTTTTCTGtagattattttgattttgataccAAGATTGAAGCTTTCCTATCTATTCATCCTACTCTGGGCATAAACTATAAACAATCAACATATATCCCCACCTTGCTTAGAGCTCGTACATGATGAGAACGAAGAGAGTATATTACCTGACTAGAAATGTCACAAATATGAAGAGCAAAGAAGCCTAAGAAATTTGTAAATCTTTTGCTCAATCTGATGTCTGCTTTCTTGAATTAAAACTTTGTATGGAAGAAGTTTTGGAGAGAGAGGGCGCAACCTCATAGAAGAGACGTGGGAAGCGTTAATTAGGAGGGTGCAAGCTCACACGTTAGGCTGTGATTTAAAAGAGACAGCTAAATTACATTAGAAAATCATTTAAGTAGAGAAAGACATCCTAGCTTAACCTTcctaaaaaattaaggaaaaaaatagaatcCAAAATGCCCAATCAAAGCTCAATGATTGTATTATTTGGAAAATCCACTTTCGACTTCGTACTGAAAATTCCAAGCGgcctattaaattattaataacttGGCACAAGCATATTCCCGCTGATCTAgatataaattaaaatgttttcaTAAATAATAAGTCCTAACAATGGAAATAGCAAAATAGGTCTAAATCTATTGTGGGTTCTAATTAGCTCAAATGATAAAGTCTTTGATGATTGTATAAAAGATCTGTAATttaatccccgcctacaccaaaaactaattggtatcTTGGCTTGATAAtaaaagagctattatcaggagcagacgctataggttgaaaactctcaaaaaaaaaaatgtctaaacCTATTACATTCAAAAGCTTATTGGGCCAAGTTGTACGCACTAAGCtgcactaatttttttttttttttaattggcaaGAATAATTGGATCTCTTCTTACAATGGAAATATCCcaacaacatcaacaaatcTTAGGTCCCACATTTTTTTATGTCAGCAATAGATTCTAAACAAAATTAGTTTGGGTCGATCACATTAACATATCATCAATTGTTGAAACAATAGTCCAATGAAACGGCAATTCAAAAgacttcaaaattcaaaagatttAAGACTTTTACAGCACCACCTTCGAAAATATTGTTCAGGCTCTTCAGACTGGCGGCATTGGATAGAGCAAGCAAGGCCGGCTTGATAGCTTGGGCTTCTCCCATAATGCATCTACCTCCCTGATGAAAAAAATTAGTCCTGAGTGAATCTTCCATCTTCAATCCCTGCATGATACTGTTAAGACCACCCCAGCATCCATGATAGCAGCACCAaagtttacttttcttttctctcctcttATTGGCCCTTCCTCGCAACTTGTTCACGAGCTTTTGTCTTCTTTAATTAGCAAACTATACTTGTTTTGTGACTTTCCTTAACAAGACTATTAACTAAAATtcttgtaattaaaaaaaaaagttaaactgtgtacaaatatcaagaaaaactcaattttgagtgtaaataaaaaaattattggcaAATGTATTTTTTCGAAAACAATATGCATTACAACTATTTAttgaatatttaatattttttggacaAACAACTTTAGGttctcattaaaatttaaaagaccCCTTTTAAGATGAAAATGGGATCAAATTGTTGGTGGCTATCAATCTTCAACAGTCAACTAACTAAAAGGGTCACCACAAACCATTTGATATCTAGTAAACTAAAATATTTCTTACACATTGTGAATATAGCGCAGATTTGCAACTTCCTCAAacttaattttgttattaatacaGGTCAAGGATCTTCTAActctattgttttttttttatatttctaataaaaatttccaaaattcaaatctccCCACTTGAATTGTTACTACTACACAGTTCCTACTAATTCTAAGTGGAGTAATATGCTggcaaattttattttagccaaCCCTGAGTATTCAAACAAATGTGTTCAATTATACGCTCATAAGTCATAAGGGACcaatcttttccttttaaacCAACTGGGTCCCTccaaacattttaaattttgttgtaaaagaCCTGgtttaatttatctattttcaGGCCGAATTGGGCTGTTcctcagaaaaaaaaaactgtctcTTATTACCATGTCATCCTTGTTATAATTCTCTATCAAGCTACTCTGCTCAGCTTGTATCCTATACTCCATTTACTCTTGACCCCACATTCCTAGTCAATCTTGCGTAGCAAACCTCCACCGCCCAGTCAGTCCCAAGCGGCACCACTTGCTTGAACACCGAGCCAGGCCAAAGAAAAATTGTATGTGTAAGGGCTGCACCGTGTATACCAATAATTGCATTGCTTGAATGTATCAATTCATAAACTTTGTAGATAGGGTTCATAGGTGTTGGCTCAAAAATAATCACATTAAAACTAATCTTTTTAGCttcaaattttactttattttggtTCAAAAGTACATAACCTGCACCACCATTACAACAAATCAACACAGGAATTAATCTAGATTTTGAAGGGTtaaattagagagagagttttgatttggaatttgggCCGTAGGCCTTCTCAACTAAGGCATGGAAATGTGTGAACGTTTTTTAGTTTGGTATTAATTTAGGGTCTATATTGACCAAACCATGCGATATAATCAATGGCAGAGCCAAGATTTAAGTTGAGGGGGGTGTAAAATTTGTATATGATACATGCActttcacaaaagaaaaaataagtcaAATATTATAATACGTAAGTACAAAGGAGTTTTATCAGGGTTCATTATGGATTGTGGCTTTCCAAGCGGTGCACTTTGCTTTTCACGTTGGTATGCAAGACTGCATTTTTGAAGGGATTGACCAGGGcctttttgctaaaatacagtAGGGAAACAttaatggtctgtttggatggaggggggaaggagggggagtggaggggagtagagtagagttggctaaaaataagctaattttgtgctaaatctactctactctactctactccccctttctctccctcaatccaaacggaccataaaACTTATGTGTAAGGCATGCTAGTGGAGGACTTGTGGTTACTTATTTATTCACTTAGAAGGTAAAGTTATGCTCTGTTTCAATGCTAAAGAAACAAAGTGGAGTTTTAGTTGGCTAAATTATCATTAAGTGTGATTGATTATAGCTTTTGGTTAGATGAAATTCCTCACAAGATAGGGAAGATCTTTGATCTAGATTGCAATTTCtacctaaagaaaaaaataggtTGGGGTTTTTAATAAGCATTAGCTATGAAAGTAatggcttgtttggatgtttaaaaaaggagggggagtagagtaaagggagggagagtaattcaattaccttatttgaaagttttttaaggaatgagGGGGAGGGATCTGGAGGGATTTGAAAGGGTTTCAACTatctctaacccctcatttttaattctcccaaattaaagagatttggagggagagtagagtagataaattattgaccaaatgaattccctaatttaccctttctaaattaacaaaattacaaactaaaaaattaacatagatccttcttttcttttcttttcctcagtaactactaattaaaaaactattttcctCAGTAACCAAACTGAAGATTAATTATTTGACTTCGAAAACTTTTCAAAGCATATTCTCAAGAATCAAAGAGAGCACCAAGTCCAGgtcatatttatgaaattgcAAAGTGCAGGTTTTCTAGTACATATTTATGAAATGGCTGTTGTGCTTTTTGATCAGTTTGATCGTTTGTCTAATAGATTTCTGCAACAATCTCAACgtcaaaaattttcaactaaCCCGTCGGCCAACTCACCAACCACTCAATGTTACATTGCTCTCTCCTATATATAAATAAGCCAATTTTTGGTGAACCATCTCAGGAATATTTTTGCTCTCACAAAGCTTGAAAATTTCCACAAcactatttttttctattttttgtctCATTGTTTTTCATCTCTAGCCATTTCACGCACTGTTGATCAGTTTCGTCGTCACCTCTAACATGATGTTGGAGAGCAggtcaattttattattatttttttttcttttgattcagCTTTGTCTGGTTTGATGGAAATTGTACAAATTTTCCCGAGAAAATAACTGATAACTTGAATTAATATTGACATAGAATGTTATCAGAAATTGAGTTTTTATGCTCAGCTGGGTTATCGTTGAAATGTGGAAATTGAAGGGATTGGTGAAATGTGGTGCAGGTATGGGATGGCTTTTTCTTGGCATCCAAACAGCAaaagaacatatataaaaaattgctttattgattagataaaaaaaaaaaaaaaaaattcaaatagggataaatttgtctatttaaatcatttcctctcattttcatcccaatttttaaaacatccaaacaagaagAAAGGttaattactcccttcccccttactaattttaaaaaacatccaAAGAAGGTAGAGGataaccattcccctctactctcctccccactactctctttccctcaactctcctctactctcctctctctctaaacttccaaacaggccataaggGTTTCTTTTGGGCAAGCTAGGGGGGGCAGCTactccctccccccccccccccccaaacaatCTCCCCTTACTCCGCCCCTAGATATAATACTCTCATTGGGGTTCATGATAAAGTATTTTGTGACAACACGTAATATTTCTGTGTACTTATTGATGCACCAATTAAGAGCCTTTGATATCATAAGTACAACATCTTGATCAGGGGAAGATTGAATTGATAGTGATGAAGATGCGATGAAGCCATCACTGAATTCATGGAAGATGTTTCCAGTGAATCCGCCAGCATTGAATACTATGTTTGGGGCCTTGTGTTAGATATCACATTTTGGGCTTGAGATGAGGATTACCCATTTAATTCTGGACATTGTGTGAGTCTCCAATTTGCGTGGATATTTAATGGTTTATATCCTAATGATTTAAAGTATATTTTGTTGGTGTTTTTGCAAAATGAATAGTCTGATCTAGGAAGTATCGAATGGCAATATTCTTTATATGAGAATAGCATTTAGCAATGGCATTGGCAAAATATAAAGTTAATGGAAGatacaataaataatatccaattgacacaaaatttgacatgtgtattaaaagcataaagaaatcgcaattcaatggttagattttcaaattacatagttatgttagtttttttaatgTAAGTTGAAGCCATAATTTAAAACCAAGTTTATGGCCAAACTTTGTCCCATATATAACAGTAATCCTGAAACAGTATTCCGATACATActattaccaaaatattatattttaatagtCAATCCAAAATAGTCTTTAAAATGAGattcaaaagtttgttttaacCACAAATCATGACTCTATATTGTCCCTtgagccatatatatataaatataaatataaatatatatatatatatatatatattttcgaGAAGTGATGTAGTGATTTGTATTAAGCTATAGTGAGATGGTGACATACTTATATGATATTGGTGCACACgcttttttttgtataataaaatataattctaagagtcttataattatttcattacaCTCAACAAGGCTTAACTTATTACACacttaaataaaatcattacaATAGCTGTAAATCTATAGCAAGTGCCTCTGCTAGTCCTAATCTTCACATATGTAAGTTCACTCCAAAATTTCTCACAAGCCAATGTGTCCTTCTTGAGGTGACAAAATGTCCAGTAACCAATCCAATTACCAATCCACAAGCATATCCTATCACTACCACTTTCCAGCCAAATCCTTTTCCCAATGACGACTCATTTCTCATTTCAGAAGTTGGTATTTCATTATTTCCACATTTCTTTGACAACTGAAAGCCACACAATCCAATGTTTCCCTCAAAAGAGGAACTTTGAAACGTCAAAAATTGCCCACCTTGTGGAATTGGACCAAAAAGTTGATTTTGAGAGAGGTTCAAATACTCAAGAAATGTGAGACTTGTTAGCTGTTGAGGGATTTCACCAAAGATGCTATTTCGAGAAAGATCCAAAGATTCAAGCTCAACTAGGTTTCCCAACGATGATGGGATAAGGCTCATAAAGTTATTGCTTGATAAATTGAGTACAATTAGTGCCTTGAGGTTCCCCATGCTCTCTGGAATTTCTCCATAAAACCTATTGTTAGAGAGATCAATAGCTGTGAATATGGTGAAGATTTTTACCAATTCCAATTCTATTCCCTTATTCACTATAGTCAGTGAGTCTGTATAGTAACTGGAAGCGTCTCTCATGTACCCCAATTGTGATTTGTCGTAGCCAGTGACCCTTGAGATTGCACTCCAATTTTGAAAGAACTCTGATGGTAACTGGCCAGAGAAATTATTGTGAGAGAGGTCAATGACATGTAGCTTGGATAAGCCAAAATTTACATGCAGATCCCATATAGGACCATGGAATCTATTTGCTCGCAAGACAAGAATCCGTAACTCTGGTAAAGACTCCAACCAGAAAGGGAATGTATCATTCAATTTGTTATTTCCAACATTCAAAACTTCTAGCATTTTACATTTGACTAGTGATCGTGGAATCTTCCCATGTATTTGGTTGTGATTCAAGTCTAGTGTCATCAAACGACATCCATTTTTGAATGTTGCAGACAAGTTTCCTTGAAAGTGGTTATTTTTCATAGCCAATACTACAAGATAATTGCTTGAGTTCAGCAAACAATGTGGAATCTGACCAGTCAATTGGTTATTAGACACATCAAGGACTACCAGAGCATGCACTTTACATATCATTGGGGGGATACTTCcagtgaaattattttttgagacaaaaaaataatttgcaGACAATGGGGGAATAGGAAATGACCCTTGCAACATGTTGGAACTCAAGTCTAGAAAGACCATATTTTTCCAAGGAAGAACCACTGGAGGTTGCTCAAATTTGCTTAAAAGGTTATAAGAAAGATTTAGGAATTGCAATGTCTCTTCTCCAACATTCCAAAACCATTTAGGTATGTTACCTTTAATGTTGTTATTGGAAAGGTCTAAACTTTGCAATTCATTTTGAGCTTTTAGAAAATCAGGAAATTTAGTCAAATTGCAAGAAGAcattgacaaagaaaaaaatttgggaagGGTTGAATTGATATTTGCTTTTGAAACAAATACTTTGTTACCTGAAAGATCGAGCTCTTGAAGCTTTTTAAGCTTGAAAAAAGTGTTCAACTCCACCTTGCCCTTTAGATTGATTGAAGAAAGATACAACCTTTGTAGCTTAGTGAAATTGACAATTGACCTTAGAATTGATTCATTCATTTTGCTTTCACTCAATCCAAGGGCACGTAATGGTGATAAAGAGttattttggaatttgagaGGGACAATGAGCTGATTTTGATCTAGATATAGTGCATGCAATGAAGGGATTGTAAACAAAACCGAGGGAATGGCCTCTGTGAGTGAGTTATATGACAAGTCAAGGTAAGACAAATTAAGAAGTGTGCCTATTTCAAATGGGATTGGCCCTTTCAATTGATTTAGGGAGAAATCTATCAAACTGAGTTTAGTAATATTTGTCAACCAAACTGGGAAGCTGCtgtcaaaattgttttgtgaaAGGCTTAAGACTTCTAGGTGTGTAAGATTTCTCAAGAAAGATGGTACTTCTCGAATGAAAAGGATTTTTTCTAGTACCAGATTAGTGAGTTTTGCAAGGCTTCCCAATGTGGAAGGAAGCTGACCATTAAAATTGTTATATGAGAGGGAAAGATGAGTAAGCTGTGATAGATTTCCAATAGAAGGGGGAATCGCCCCTGAAAAATTACTATAACTAAGATCCAAATAATTCAAGGACTTGAGGTTGCCAATTGAACTCGGCAATTCCCCTGAAAAATTTGTATCAGAAAGACGCAATTCCTTTAGGGAACTATGAGATTGAAATTTGGGAAGAAAACCAATGAGTTTTAGGTTATATGACAGATCAATGGCTTGTATCTTGGGCAATAGGAAAATATCTGAGTGAAATTCACCCTGCAAATTGCAGTCATACAGAGTGAGAGAAGTCAAGGAAGACAAATTTGCCAGTGATTGAGGTAGCGACGATGAAATGTTCACTTCACGTAGATGAAGTTCTCTCAAATATGTCATGTTCTGGACAAGTGCTTCAAGATCAATTCTTCTGAGATCCAACAATTTCTCATAATAATCACCACCAACagagtaaataaaataattgttagaGAGATCAAGTGAAACCAAATTGGATAGCCATGAAATTTCCGACGGGATTCGGCCATGtaagaaggaaaaagagaggTTAAGATGGGTCAACCTCACAAGCTGGCCAAATTCAGAAGGGATTGTGGAGGAAGAGAAGTTGTTGGAGTCAAGGTTGAGTTTCCGAAGGTGACGCAAACTGAAGAGACTGCTGTTAGAGTTGAGAGGCCCATAAAGCCAACTGTTGCTCAGGTCCAAGCCAATCACCTCACCATTCTGTGTATCGCATGTGACCCCATCCCAGGAACAACAATCACTATCTGCCTTCCAAGACTTCATCTTTGGATAAGAACCATTATAGTAATCATAGTAATCAGAATAATCAGAATAATTCCTTTCAACAAATTCTTGCCTTAGTTTCAGCAAATGAGCACTTTGGTCGGGGAG
This genomic stretch from Quercus lobata isolate SW786 chromosome 3, ValleyOak3.0 Primary Assembly, whole genome shotgun sequence harbors:
- the LOC115982874 gene encoding receptor-like protein 18, giving the protein MKNNHFQGNLSATFKNGCRLMTLDLNHNQIHGKIPRSLVKCKMLEVLNVGNNKLNDTFPFWLESLPELRILVLRANRFHGPIWDLHVNFGLSKLHVIDLSHNNFSGQLPSEFFQNWSAISRVTGYDKSQLGYMRDASSYYTDSLTIVNKGIELELVKIFTIFTAIDLSNNRFYGEIPESMGNLKALIVLNLSSNNFMSLIPSSLGNLVELESLDLSRNSIFGEIPQQLTSLTFLEYLNLSQNQLFGPIPQGGQFLTFQSSSFEGNIGLCGFQLSKKCGNNEIPTSEMRNESSLGKGFGWKVVVIGYACGLVIGLVTGHFVTSRRTHWLVRNFGVNLHM
- the LOC115981382 gene encoding receptor-like protein 6 — its product is MGKMNYQYLSLFLALCLLFISHSQTTSSTSSQHHCLPDQSAHLLKLRQEFVERNYSDYSDYYDYYNGSYPKMKSWKADSDCCSWDGVTCDTQNGEVIGLDLSNSWLYGPLNSNSSLFSLRHLRKLNLDSNNFSSSTIPSEFGQLVRLTHLNLSFSFLHGRIPSEISWLSNLVSLDLSNNYFIYSVGGDYYEKLLDLRRIDLEALVQNMTYLRELHLREVNISSSLPQSLANLSSLTSLTLYDCNLQGEFHSDIFLLPKIQAIDLSYNLKLIGFLPKFQSHSSLKELRLSDTNFSGELPSSIGNLKSLNYLDLSYSNFSGAIPPSIGNLSQLTHLSLSYNNFNGQLPSTLGSLAKLTNLVLEKILFIREVPSFLRNLTHLEVLSLSQNNFDSSFPVWLTNITKLSLIDFSLNQLKGPIPFEIGTLLNLSYLDLSYNSLTEAIPSVLFTIPSLHALYLDQNQLIVPLKFQNNSLSPLRALGLSESKMNESILRSIVNFTKLQRLYLSSINLKGKVELNTFFKLKKLQELDLSGNKVFVSKANINSTLPKFFSLSMSSCNLTKFPDFLKAQNELQSLDLSNNNIKGNIPKWFWNVGEETLQFLNLSYNLLSKFEQPPVVLPWKNMVFLDLSSNMLQGSFPIPPLFHIVC